A stretch of Vibrio aphrogenes DNA encodes these proteins:
- a CDS encoding HPr family phosphocarrier protein: MNKRQQTVLIQNRLGLHARAAIKLVELAQSFDAIVTIKSDGREVTADSVMGILLLDSAQGQYIDIIAEGSQAEAALTAICALVEQKFDEAE; encoded by the coding sequence ATGAATAAACGACAACAAACGGTACTTATCCAAAACCGCTTAGGCTTGCATGCTCGCGCCGCAATTAAATTGGTCGAGCTGGCACAGAGCTTTGATGCGATTGTAACGATAAAATCCGACGGCCGCGAAGTGACTGCCGACAGCGTGATGGGTATCTTATTGCTGGATTCAGCTCAAGGACAATATATTGATATCATTGCCGAAGGCTCACAAGCAGAAGCCGCTTTAACCGCAATTTGTGCATTAGTTGAACAAAAATTTGATGAGGCAGAATAA
- a CDS encoding RNA polymerase factor sigma-54 — MTPQLQQAIRLLQLSTLDLQQEIQEALDSNPLLEVDESFDDIDNDAAKNTASDDAVEAVKVDVELSDSSEHIEQSTISDDLSIDATWDDVYSANTGSTGISNNDELPIYQGETTQSLQDYLEWQLELTPFTDTDRTIALALLDSLDEHGYVTESLEDIQQSLGNDEIELDEIEAVLKRIQQFDPLGVASRNLQECLLLQLAIYPQDTPWLTEAKMILNEHIDSLGNRDYKLICKETKLKEDELKQILSLIQQLDPRPGNHISADDIEYVVPDVSVFKDKGKWTVAINPDSVPRLKVNQEYAALGKGNSSDGQYIRTHVQEAKWLIKSLESRNETLLKVAHCIVEHQQNFFEYGEEAMKPMVLNDIALDVDMHESTISRVTTQKYMHTPRGIFELKYFFSSHVSTETGGECSSTAIRALIKKLVAAEDSKKPLSDSKIAALLVEQGIQVARRTIAKYRESLGIAPSSQRKRLL; from the coding sequence ATGACTCCTCAGCTACAGCAAGCGATACGTTTGCTGCAGCTTTCTACGCTCGATTTACAGCAAGAAATCCAAGAAGCTTTAGACTCAAATCCGCTACTCGAAGTGGATGAAAGCTTCGATGATATTGACAACGATGCTGCCAAAAACACAGCTTCCGATGATGCGGTAGAGGCAGTTAAGGTCGACGTTGAACTGTCGGACAGCTCTGAACATATTGAGCAATCTACGATTAGTGACGATCTCAGCATTGATGCAACTTGGGATGATGTTTACAGCGCCAATACTGGCAGTACCGGTATCAGCAATAATGATGAGCTGCCTATCTATCAAGGCGAAACCACTCAAAGCCTACAAGATTATTTAGAATGGCAGTTAGAATTAACTCCTTTCACCGATACTGACCGCACCATTGCGCTAGCCTTATTAGACAGTTTAGACGAACACGGCTACGTGACTGAAAGCTTAGAAGACATCCAACAAAGCTTGGGCAACGATGAGATTGAATTGGACGAAATTGAAGCCGTCTTAAAACGCATTCAACAATTTGATCCACTCGGTGTGGCCTCTCGTAATCTACAAGAATGCTTACTATTACAACTGGCTATTTACCCACAAGATACCCCGTGGCTGACCGAAGCAAAAATGATCCTCAATGAGCATATCGACTCTTTAGGAAATCGCGATTACAAGCTCATCTGTAAAGAAACCAAATTAAAAGAAGATGAACTCAAACAAATTTTATCTTTAATTCAACAGCTTGATCCTAGACCTGGCAATCATATCAGTGCTGACGATATCGAGTATGTGGTCCCTGATGTTTCGGTATTTAAAGATAAAGGCAAATGGACAGTTGCGATCAACCCCGACAGTGTGCCACGCTTAAAAGTGAATCAAGAATACGCTGCGCTGGGTAAGGGAAACAGCAGTGATGGTCAATATATACGAACCCATGTCCAAGAAGCAAAATGGCTGATCAAGAGTCTTGAAAGCCGTAATGAGACATTACTCAAAGTTGCACATTGTATTGTTGAACATCAACAAAATTTCTTTGAGTATGGGGAAGAAGCAATGAAACCTATGGTCCTCAATGATATCGCTCTGGATGTCGATATGCATGAGTCCACGATTTCTCGCGTCACAACCCAAAAATACATGCACACACCAAGAGGAATTTTCGAACTTAAATACTTCTTCTCAAGCCATGTCAGTACGGAAACCGGAGGAGAGTGCTCTTCCACCGCTATTCGTGCTTTAATTAAAAAATTGGTTGCCGCAGAAGACAGTAAAAAGCCGTTAAGTGACAGTAAAATTGCAGCCCTTTTAGTTGAACAAGGAATACAAGTCGCAAGACGAACCATCGCGAAATACCGCGAATCGCTCGGAATTGCGCCTTCTAGTCAACGCAAACGCCTACTGTAA
- the rapZ gene encoding RNase adapter RapZ, translating into MISQSTSSLHITIVSGQSGAGKSVALRVLEDLGYYCVDNLPVNLLDDFVASVRTSKQNVAVSIDIRNLPQDPTEISNTLQNLKQNYDVNLLFLDADQSTLLKRYSETRRIHPLSMHKEKLSLEQAILLEKSLLLNLKEEADLVLDSSNLSLHELSETIRIRVQGRDSKELVMVFESFGFKYGLPNDADYVFDVRFLPNPHWVPELRPLTGLDQPIIEFLSQEKDVVELQSSIEGFIKQWLPLLEKNNRSYLTVAIGCTGGKHRSVYLTQQLGEHFKALGHQVQIRHTSLEKHHS; encoded by the coding sequence ATGATTTCTCAATCGACTTCGTCATTACACATTACTATTGTCAGCGGTCAATCAGGCGCAGGTAAAAGTGTTGCTTTGCGTGTACTGGAAGACTTGGGCTATTACTGTGTCGATAACTTGCCGGTCAATTTATTGGATGATTTTGTTGCCTCAGTACGCACGAGCAAGCAAAATGTCGCCGTCAGCATCGACATTCGAAACTTGCCTCAAGATCCCACTGAAATATCAAATACTTTGCAAAATTTAAAGCAAAATTATGATGTGAACTTACTGTTTCTCGATGCCGATCAATCCACCTTATTAAAACGCTACAGTGAAACTCGACGTATTCACCCGCTCTCCATGCACAAAGAAAAGCTTTCTCTTGAGCAAGCGATTCTTCTCGAAAAGTCGCTGTTACTCAATCTAAAAGAAGAAGCCGACTTAGTGCTAGATAGCTCTAACCTCTCTTTACATGAATTGAGTGAAACCATACGCATTCGAGTACAAGGTCGAGATTCAAAAGAATTAGTGATGGTGTTTGAGTCATTTGGTTTCAAATATGGCCTACCAAACGATGCCGATTATGTTTTTGATGTACGCTTTTTACCCAACCCACACTGGGTGCCAGAACTTCGCCCTCTAACCGGGTTAGATCAGCCGATCATTGAATTTCTGTCCCAAGAAAAAGATGTGGTTGAATTACAAAGCAGTATTGAAGGCTTCATTAAACAGTGGCTCCCTTTACTAGAGAAAAATAATCGCAGTTATTTAACCGTTGCAATTGGCTGTACTGGAGGCAAGCACCGTTCAGTGTATCTCACTCAGCAACTGGGTGAACACTTCAAAGCGCTCGGCCATCAAGTGCAAATTCGCCACACCAGCTTAGAGAAGCATCATTCATGA
- the mgtE gene encoding magnesium transporter, with protein sequence MAEQQEFELTHQTLQEVSEALDNGRFVHVRRQLQDMEPEDIAHLLEASPHKSRDVLWQLTDPEDYGEILDELSEDIKDSIVSKMAPEILAEATEGMDTDDVAYVLRSLPDDVSREVLDQMDSADRQRVEMALSYSEDTAGGLMNTDVITIRSDVDVDVVLRYLRMKGELPAATDALYVIDSESKLIGHLSITALITSQTTTPITELMEDADEAISVDTSDTEVANLFERRNWVSAPVVNAEGQLVGRITIDDVVDVIREDAEHSMMSMAGLDDDEDTFAPVVKSVRRRSVWLGANVLAALAAASVSNMFEGTLAQMASVAVLMTIVPSMGGVAGNQTVALVIRGLALGHIGNTNQRSLLLKEAAIGLLNGILWACIIGGIVIAWKGSLVLGVIMAAAMLANLLAAGVAGVTIPILLKKMNIDPALAGGMALTTVTDMVGLSAFLGLATLMIKLNMI encoded by the coding sequence ATGGCTGAACAACAAGAGTTTGAACTCACCCATCAGACCCTCCAAGAAGTCAGTGAAGCGCTTGATAATGGCCGCTTTGTCCATGTTCGTCGTCAATTACAAGACATGGAACCTGAAGATATTGCTCACCTTTTAGAGGCTTCTCCTCATAAAAGCCGTGACGTGCTTTGGCAGCTTACCGACCCTGAAGATTACGGTGAAATCCTTGATGAGCTTTCTGAAGACATCAAAGACAGCATCGTATCGAAAATGGCACCAGAAATTCTGGCCGAAGCTACTGAAGGCATGGACACCGATGATGTCGCTTATGTCTTACGTAGTTTGCCAGATGATGTTTCGCGTGAAGTCCTTGACCAAATGGACTCTGCCGATCGTCAACGTGTCGAAATGGCGCTCTCCTACTCTGAGGATACCGCCGGTGGATTAATGAACACCGACGTGATCACGATTCGTAGTGATGTCGATGTCGATGTGGTCTTACGTTATCTGCGCATGAAAGGTGAGCTACCTGCTGCAACCGATGCGTTATATGTGATTGACAGTGAAAGCAAACTCATTGGTCACTTATCCATCACCGCATTAATTACCTCTCAGACAACCACCCCAATTACTGAGTTAATGGAAGACGCTGATGAAGCCATTTCTGTTGATACCAGTGACACTGAAGTGGCTAACTTGTTTGAACGTCGTAATTGGGTATCAGCACCGGTTGTCAATGCGGAAGGACAATTAGTTGGTCGTATTACCATCGATGACGTGGTAGACGTTATCCGTGAAGATGCCGAACACTCCATGATGAGTATGGCGGGTTTGGATGATGATGAAGATACCTTCGCCCCTGTCGTAAAATCCGTTCGCCGTCGTAGCGTTTGGCTAGGTGCCAACGTCCTTGCTGCGCTTGCTGCCGCCTCCGTTTCTAACATGTTTGAAGGCACGCTCGCACAAATGGCTTCTGTTGCGGTGTTAATGACTATTGTACCATCCATGGGCGGAGTCGCCGGTAACCAAACCGTTGCTCTGGTTATTCGTGGTTTGGCCCTGGGTCATATCGGTAATACCAACCAACGTTCCTTATTACTAAAAGAAGCCGCGATTGGTTTATTAAACGGTATCCTTTGGGCCTGTATCATTGGTGGTATCGTCATTGCGTGGAAAGGTAGCTTGGTGCTTGGGGTTATCATGGCAGCCGCAATGCTTGCAAACCTATTAGCGGCTGGGGTCGCTGGGGTAACTATTCCTATCTTACTGAAGAAAATGAATATCGATCCAGCATTGGCTGGCGGAATGGCATTAACGACCGTAACTGATATGGTTGGGTTATCCGCGTTCCTAGGTCTAGCGACCTTGATGATTAAGTTGAATATGATTTAA
- the ptsN gene encoding PTS IIA-like nitrogen regulatory protein PtsN, whose amino-acid sequence MQLNEVLSLDCTKSAVQCTSKKRALEIISEIAAQHSGLDSTQLFECMLTREKVGTTGIGNGIAIPHGRIFDSEQAIAVLLQCEQPVDFDAIDNRPVDILFALLVPDEQCKTHLTTLSLMAEKLNDKATLKLLRNAQTDQELYDIMVN is encoded by the coding sequence ATGCAATTAAATGAAGTATTATCACTGGACTGCACCAAAAGCGCAGTTCAGTGTACGAGCAAAAAACGAGCTCTAGAAATCATCAGTGAAATCGCAGCACAACACAGTGGGCTAGACTCAACTCAATTATTCGAATGTATGTTAACCAGAGAAAAAGTTGGCACTACTGGCATAGGCAATGGTATTGCTATTCCTCATGGGCGTATTTTTGATAGTGAGCAGGCCATTGCCGTCTTACTTCAATGCGAGCAACCAGTTGACTTCGATGCGATCGATAATCGTCCGGTGGACATTCTATTTGCATTGTTAGTCCCTGATGAGCAATGCAAAACGCATTTAACAACCTTGTCTTTAATGGCTGAAAAGCTCAATGATAAGGCCACGCTCAAGTTATTGCGTAATGCCCAAACCGATCAAGAACTGTACGACATAATGGTTAACTAA
- the hpf gene encoding ribosome hibernation promoting factor encodes MQINITGHHIELTDALNEYVKTKFQKLERFFEHINNTHVVLRVEKVQQIAEATLHINQGEIHASSQSENMYASIDDLVDKLARQLSKHKEKLSSH; translated from the coding sequence ATGCAAATCAATATCACAGGTCACCATATTGAGTTGACCGATGCGCTCAATGAATATGTAAAGACTAAGTTCCAGAAATTAGAACGATTTTTTGAACACATTAACAATACTCATGTGGTATTGAGAGTAGAAAAAGTTCAGCAAATAGCCGAAGCTACGCTCCATATCAATCAAGGTGAAATTCACGCTTCCTCGCAAAGTGAAAATATGTATGCTTCAATTGACGATTTAGTCGATAAACTGGCACGTCAATTAAGCAAACACAAAGAGAAACTAAGTAGTCATTAA
- the pmbA gene encoding metalloprotease PmbA: MDAKQQIAQQKIELEAAVAKALETAQVSADAVEVAITKTTGISVTTHACEVENVEFNSDGALGITVYRGQCKGSASTSDLSDVAIQKAVAAALDIAKFTSPDPYAGPAPKDLMVKHVPDLDLFHPDEPNPDYASQMAIRAEQAALEYSDKIKQSDGASYDSHYGIKVYGNSHGLLVSNASSRHSLSCSVIGAGKNGEMERDYSYTIARHKDDLWTPESVGLEAAKKTVERLDPRQVKTGHYPVLFQADVATGLLGHLVMAISGGNLYRKSSFLLDRLDTQILPSWFNIAEKPHILRGLASGAFDSEGVATQERQIVSDGVLATYLLTSYAARKMAMTPTGHAGGIHNWFVQSTGQDFAQLVKEMGTGLIVTELMGQGVNMVTGDYSRGAAGFWVENGVIQYPVSEITIAGNLQEMFNHISAVGTDVETRSQIQTGSILIDGMKIAGE, encoded by the coding sequence ATGGACGCAAAACAGCAAATTGCACAGCAGAAAATCGAACTGGAAGCCGCCGTTGCCAAAGCATTAGAAACCGCTCAAGTGAGTGCCGATGCGGTTGAAGTGGCCATTACCAAAACCACCGGTATCAGTGTAACGACGCACGCTTGTGAAGTTGAAAATGTTGAATTTAATAGTGATGGTGCGCTGGGGATCACCGTGTATCGCGGGCAATGCAAAGGCAGTGCTTCAACCTCTGATTTAAGTGATGTGGCGATTCAAAAAGCCGTTGCAGCCGCTCTTGATATTGCTAAGTTTACCTCACCAGATCCTTATGCCGGCCCTGCACCGAAAGATCTCATGGTAAAACATGTGCCTGATCTTGATTTATTCCATCCTGATGAGCCAAACCCTGATTACGCTTCACAAATGGCGATCCGCGCAGAGCAAGCCGCGTTAGAGTACAGCGATAAAATTAAACAAAGTGATGGTGCGAGCTACGATAGCCATTACGGCATCAAAGTGTATGGTAATAGCCACGGCTTATTAGTAAGCAACGCATCAAGCCGTCATAGTTTAAGTTGCAGTGTGATTGGCGCTGGTAAAAATGGTGAAATGGAACGTGATTACAGCTACACCATCGCACGCCATAAAGACGACTTATGGACACCTGAAAGTGTAGGGCTTGAAGCGGCGAAGAAAACGGTCGAGCGCCTTGACCCTCGCCAAGTGAAAACTGGCCACTATCCGGTGTTATTCCAAGCCGATGTTGCAACCGGATTGCTTGGACATTTAGTTATGGCCATTAGCGGTGGTAATCTTTACCGTAAATCGTCGTTCTTACTTGATCGTCTAGACACACAAATTTTGCCAAGCTGGTTTAATATCGCTGAGAAGCCACATATTCTTCGTGGTCTGGCGTCAGGCGCTTTTGATAGTGAAGGTGTGGCAACGCAAGAGAGACAAATTGTGAGCGATGGGGTGCTGGCGACGTATTTATTAACGAGTTATGCGGCCCGTAAAATGGCAATGACCCCAACGGGCCATGCTGGTGGGATTCATAACTGGTTTGTTCAATCCACAGGTCAAGACTTTGCTCAACTAGTTAAAGAAATGGGCACGGGTTTAATTGTGACAGAATTGATGGGACAAGGCGTTAATATGGTCACAGGGGATTACTCACGTGGCGCGGCCGGCTTCTGGGTTGAGAATGGAGTAATTCAGTACCCAGTGTCAGAAATTACCATTGCTGGTAACTTACAAGAGATGTTTAACCATATCTCCGCGGTTGGGACTGATGTTGAAACGCGCTCACAAATCCAGACGGGCTCGATTTTAATTGATGGCATGAAGATCGCGGGAGAATAG